GGCGGAGCCCCGCCCGCGGGGCCACGGGGAAGCCCGGCGCGGGCTTGTCGGCGGCGGTGAACCACAGGAAGAGGTCGCGCGTCTCCTCCAGCGTCAGCACGCCGGACTGCGCCGCGTCGTCGGCGAACTCCTGCAGGCTGAGGGCGGGAAGGCGCAGCAGGTGGAGCGCGGCCCCCAGCGCCGAGCGGCGGTTGCGGGCGGAGGGGCTCAGGCCGCGCCTCCCGCACTCCGCCtccgcccaggccagcgccgcCCGCAGCACCGACGCCTCCTTGGCGTTGAGCGTCTCCCGGAGGAGCACGCTCTCCAGCGTGGCCCGGTCGATGGCGCAGAAGCCCTCTGACAGCAGGGCCAGCTCGGCCTGGGCGTCGATCACCTCCCAGCACCGCTCCGCCAGGTCCGGCTCCTCGAACAGACGGCTCTGCCACAGCAGCACGCAGGCGTTCCGCGCCTCCAGGCCCGTCTCCAGGAAGCTCACGCAGGCCCGTGCCAGCGACCCCACCAGGTACTTCTTGGCGGCGTAGAGCGTGGCCAGCACCGTGTCCGCCTCCAGCTCGATCTCGTCACTGTACAAGTacctgagaggagagagagacacacggaCCGAACGTTGAAACCCAAAGGGTGGAGAACAGAACCGCCAACCAACCAGTGCGTTTAAAGAAGTGGATGCGCTCCAGCGGAGAAACGCGATTGTGCTGCGGTTTCTGCTGCTCTAAGCGGTTTCTTTTCTATTTAAAGGATAATCAAACCCCACGTGGATACGATAAATTCTCCCCGACACCGGAGGAATACGGCAGCAGCCCCACAGAGGCGGCGCTGCCCGGGCCGCAGAGGGACTCCCGTTCTGTAATAGCCCGCGGGACAGCACGGGAACCCCGCTATTTATAGCCACCAAAGAGTCAGGGAGGCTTACTTGAGCAGAATTAAAAAGGCAGCGGGTTCCACATCTGGAATATGGATCTCCAAGCCTTCCTCCGCGAGGTCCCCGTAAAACATGGCGCAGAAAACGGAGCTCCCAACTGCCAGTACAtactgtgaaagagagagatggagggagagagagagagagatcaaccAACTGTCCAATCCGTCCCCGTTGGCTCACTTCTACAGCCTAAACGCCTCAACGTTTCAGTAAGAGATGAACTAACCTTGTGCGCCGGAACTTTCTCCGATGCGCCTGGCGGACCGACGATGAAATGTACGTCTGCCATATGTTCGTTATTAAACATCAAAGCGTTCCTGGGGGGTAAATAAAGATAACTGAGCAACATTTTAATACACCGAGAGCCTGATGGTCGCCTATAGCCTGTGATTTTACCTCTCTCGCAGTGTGGGGTGTGCTGTCGGCCAGCTCGGGACGTCCACGTTGTTATTGTTGATGTTGTTGGTCTCGGTGGTCGGGCCAGTGGCGGCGACCGGGGTGCGCGCGGCCGGCGCGTTCTCGCGCTCGGAGAGAGTTCGCGTCGCGGCGTCGCGTTTCGGGACGGTGGGCTTCTCGCGCACGGGGCGCAGGTCCGCTGCCATTTTTTTCTTCAAGGACAGAGTAACGATATCAAAGCATACCGGCAGTCTGACGGAGCGCCTCGCAGCCTTCCTCGACTTCTTCAGCGTTTCTGGGAGCAAGAGTAAGAAAGTCACCACCTTCATGATCCGGCCATGATGAAGCAGCACGCGCTCCGCCGCCGGTGGTGCAATCGGCATCGGAGCGCCGAAGAGTTTCCCCAGAATAATCGAATAAAAACACGACTTTCTCCAACTCTCTGGGATTCTCCTCAAAAATCCGACGCAAAACCCCGAATCCGCAATGTATTTACTCAAATGTGTTGAATCACAATGTTTAAGAGATTAGATTGTCTGAAACGAGTCCGACTTCTACTTTCTCATCAGCATCTCGGGCGCATTCCCATCGCTCCTAATAACCGTCTGAATCTCTCAATCGAATAATCGGTCACGGCGCTCGGAAGAAATCCCACCGACACCGCTGCATCCTCACCGACGTTACAAACGCGACAGATGTGAAAGACGCGCTTATGTTTCCACACGCTGCAGCTTTCGCCTGAACGGAAACACGGACGATCCGGGAGTTGCTCCGTTAAGTAGTTCGTTCTGTTCGCTTGTCCTCGCGACCAATCCGCGGAGCGCGTGCGCTCGACGTCAGACATCAAAGGTACCGATCTGGACCCAGTCGGTGTTCGCTGCGCGCGCGTCTGCTGCTGAAAACGGCCGCTTCTACATATCGTGTAGTTTTCCATCTAGCGTTAATAAACGCAGATTTCGCCGTCCTTGTtcagtgtgttggtgtagg
The nucleotide sequence above comes from Brachyhypopomus gauderio isolate BG-103 unplaced genomic scaffold, BGAUD_0.2 sc43, whole genome shotgun sequence. Encoded proteins:
- the btbd6a gene encoding BTB/POZ domain-containing protein 6-A isoform X2, which codes for MLTTETLKKSRKAARRSVRLPVCFDIVTLSLKKKMAADLRPVREKPTVPKRDAATRTLSERENAPAARTPVAATGPTTETNNINNNNVDVPSWPTAHPTLRERNALMFNNEHMADVHFIVGPPGASEKVPAHKYVLAVGSSVFCAMFYGDLAEEGLEIHIPDVEPAAFLILLKYLYSDEIELEADTVLATLYAAKKYLVGSLARACVSFLETGLEARNACVLLWQSRLFEEPDLAERCWEVIDAQAELALLSEGFCAIDRATLESVLLRETLNAKEASVLRAALAWAEAECGRRGLSPSARNRRSALGAALHLLRLPALSLQEFADDAAQSGVLTLEETRDLFLWFTAADKPAPGFPVAPRAGLRPRRCRRFQSAARRGNQWRYRGRCDSIQFAADRRVFLAGLGLYGSSGGRAEYGVRIELKRQGQVLAQSRGSFVSDGSSATFPVWFEHPVQVEADAFYTASAVLEGGELSYFGQEGMTEVQCGKVTFQFQCSSDSTNGTGVQGGQIPELVFYA
- the btbd6a gene encoding BTB/POZ domain-containing protein 6-A isoform X1; this encodes MPIAPPAAERVLLHHGRIMKVVTFLLLLPETLKKSRKAARRSVRLPVCFDIVTLSLKKKMAADLRPVREKPTVPKRDAATRTLSERENAPAARTPVAATGPTTETNNINNNNVDVPSWPTAHPTLRERNALMFNNEHMADVHFIVGPPGASEKVPAHKYVLAVGSSVFCAMFYGDLAEEGLEIHIPDVEPAAFLILLKYLYSDEIELEADTVLATLYAAKKYLVGSLARACVSFLETGLEARNACVLLWQSRLFEEPDLAERCWEVIDAQAELALLSEGFCAIDRATLESVLLRETLNAKEASVLRAALAWAEAECGRRGLSPSARNRRSALGAALHLLRLPALSLQEFADDAAQSGVLTLEETRDLFLWFTAADKPAPGFPVAPRAGLRPRRCRRFQSAARRGNQWRYRGRCDSIQFAADRRVFLAGLGLYGSSGGRAEYGVRIELKRQGQVLAQSRGSFVSDGSSATFPVWFEHPVQVEADAFYTASAVLEGGELSYFGQEGMTEVQCGKVTFQFQCSSDSTNGTGVQGGQIPELVFYA
- the btbd6a gene encoding BTB/POZ domain-containing protein 6-A isoform X3, giving the protein MAADLRPVREKPTVPKRDAATRTLSERENAPAARTPVAATGPTTETNNINNNNVDVPSWPTAHPTLRERNALMFNNEHMADVHFIVGPPGASEKVPAHKYVLAVGSSVFCAMFYGDLAEEGLEIHIPDVEPAAFLILLKYLYSDEIELEADTVLATLYAAKKYLVGSLARACVSFLETGLEARNACVLLWQSRLFEEPDLAERCWEVIDAQAELALLSEGFCAIDRATLESVLLRETLNAKEASVLRAALAWAEAECGRRGLSPSARNRRSALGAALHLLRLPALSLQEFADDAAQSGVLTLEETRDLFLWFTAADKPAPGFPVAPRAGLRPRRCRRFQSAARRGNQWRYRGRCDSIQFAADRRVFLAGLGLYGSSGGRAEYGVRIELKRQGQVLAQSRGSFVSDGSSATFPVWFEHPVQVEADAFYTASAVLEGGELSYFGQEGMTEVQCGKVTFQFQCSSDSTNGTGVQGGQIPELVFYA